Proteins from one Bufo gargarizans isolate SCDJY-AF-19 chromosome 8, ASM1485885v1, whole genome shotgun sequence genomic window:
- the RHBDL1 gene encoding rhomboid-related protein 1, translating into MDRSSLLRLIQGQLDPDNTGFVCADTFAALVNNHELPLDPAKLEMLFALSQGNEEGQICYLQLVDLISSKRSSSFRRAISSGQRALPRDVLLDQAGLGVYKRFVRYVAYEILPGEMERRWYFYQHRPCPPPIFMAAVTLTQIIAFLCYGVKLNKWVLQTYHPEYMKSPLVYHPGHRAKAWRFLTYMFMHVGLEQLGFNTLLQLMIGVPLEMVHGVLRISFLYLAGVLAGSLAVSVTDMRAPLVGGSGGVYALCSAHLANVVMNWAGMRCPYKVLRMVLALVCMSSEVGRAVWLRFSPPLPAAGPQPSFMAHLAGAAVGVSMGLTILRSYEENLQDQCGWWVILLCYATFLAFAIFWNVFAYDLLGVQIPHPP; encoded by the exons CTTGACCCAGATAACACGGGTTTTGTATGTGCGGACACCTTTGCCGCCCTGGTAAACAACCATGAGCTGCCCCTGGACCCCGCCAAGCTGGAGATGTTATTTGCCCTTTCACAGGGTAATGAAGAGGGGCAGATCTGTTACCTGCAGCTTGTGGACCTG ATAAGCAGCAAGAGGTCCAGTAGTTTCCGCAGAGCCATCAGCAGCGGCCAGAGAGCTCTCCCCCGCGACGTGCTGCTGGACCAGGCCGGGCTGGGCGTCTATAAAAGATTTGTACGCTATGTGGCTTATGAGATCCTGCCGGGCGAGATGGAGAGGCGGTGGTACTTCTACCAGCATCGGCCATGTCCACCACCTATATTCATGGCAGCCGTGACTCTGACACAG ATCATCGCATTCCTGTGTTATGGAGTCAAACTGAACAAGTGGGTATTACAGACCTACCACCCCGAGTACATGAAGAGCCCCCTCGTGTACCACCCGGGACATCGGGCAAAAGCTTGGCGCTTCCTAACCTATATGTTCATGCATGTTGG TTTGGAGCAGCTCGGTTTTAACACCCTCCTGCAGCTAATGATTGGCGTCCCCTTAGAGATGGTGCACGGGGTGCTGAGGATAAGTTTCCTGTATCTGGCCGGGGTGCTGGCAG GATCCCTTGCTGTATCAGTCACAGACATGAGGGCGCCCTTAGTTGGCGGTTCGGGTGGTGTGTATGCGCTGTGTTCTGCCCACCTCGCTAATGTTGTTATG AACTGGGCTGGGATGCGCTGCCCGTACAAGGTCCTCCGAATGGTTCTTGCCTTGGTTTGCA TGAGCTCGGAGGTGGGCCGCGCGGTTTGGCTTCGTTTTTCCCCTCCTTTACCAGCAGCCGGCCCCCAGCCCAGTTTCATGGCGCACCTGGCGGGCGCAGCGGTCGGGGTCAGCATGGGGTTGACCATCTTGCGCAGTTACGAGGAGAACCTCCAGGACCAGTGCGGCTGGTGGGTGATCCTGCTTTGCTACGCCACCTTCTTGGCCTTTGCTATTTTCTGGAATGTGTTTGCTTACGACCTGCTCGGGGTCCAGATCCCGCATCCTCCGTGA
- the LOC122944863 gene encoding uncharacterized protein LOC122944863, with protein MASVSGLFQCSNPKKWRQVSDMYWEVVAAKGAKQKQFVELDKWYQEELPARMAARPQKSLTQEELVKLMEWKLMRGKFRPRLKQMVSSNPASTVESCSRKAFQLLPDVSAAIDELCQLKGVGPATASAILSAGAPDLAAFMADEAVESVPGLTPIQYNLKHYMRYLEELQRKAEALSKASQQEWTLHQVELCLWTWKIAQKLCPELLDSLEDEEEKPTKRLKTQP; from the exons ATGGCTTCCGTGTCCGGCCTCTTCCAGTGCAGCAACCCAAAAAAGTGGCGTCAGGTCTCTGATATGTACTGGGAGGTTGTGGCCGCGAAAGGAGCAAAGCAGAAACAGTTTGTGGAGCTGGACAAATG GTACCAGGAGGAGCTGCCCGCACGCATGGCTGCTCGCCCGCAGAAGTCACTGACTCAGGAGGAGCTGGTGAAGCTCATGGAGTGGAAGTTAATG AGAGGAAAGTTCCGACCGCGTCTGAAGCAAATGGTGTCATCTAACCCAGCGAGTacggtagagagctgcagcaggaaagcgTTCCAGCTCCTCCCCGATGTATCTGCCGCCATTGATGAGCTGTGCCAGCTGAAGGGCGTAGGACCTGCCACGGCCTCTG CGATCTTGTCGGCTGGTGCCCCCGACCTGGCAGCATTCATGGCAGATGAAGCAGTGGAGAGCGTGCCCGGCCTCACTCCTATACAGTACAATCTGAAACACTACATGAGGtacctggaggagctgcagaggaaGGCTGAGGCCCTGAGCAAAG CCTCACAGCAGGAGTGGACTCTTCACCAGGTGGAACTGTGCCTGTGGACCTGGAAAATAGCCCAAAAACTCTGCCCCGAGCTGCTGGATtctctggaagatgaggaagaaaAACCTACCAAGAGACTGAAGACACAACCATGA